One genomic segment of Canis aureus isolate CA01 chromosome 37, VMU_Caureus_v.1.0, whole genome shotgun sequence includes these proteins:
- the PPP1R3G gene encoding protein phosphatase 1 regulatory subunit 3G, whose product MEPPAEEDAAARQREEPPEARGGPRPASVPADRLLQAALLRGARPGPGAEGGCCAKCTKRVQFADALGLSLASVRRFSEAEEPRVPPAVLLRLGGRPPRARAPAPRPRLRPLFQLPGPGAAAERLRRQRVCLERVQCSAAGGAEVTGSGRVLGCPGPRAVAVRYTFTEWRSFLDVPAELQPEPAEPRRPEAASGARGDAEPEREPGPGPGPGPGPGPGPEPEPGAERFHFSLSLPPGLQPEAGDAAVHFAVRFRCAQGEYWDNNAGANYTLRFGRPPDAP is encoded by the coding sequence ATGGAGCCCCCCGCCGAGGAGGACGCGGCGGCCCGGCAGCGGGAGGAGCCCCCGGAGGCCCGCGGCGGCCCGCGCCCGGCGTCGGTGCCCGCGGACCGGCTCCTGCAGGCGGCGCTGCTGCGGGGGGCGCGGCCGGGCCCGGGCGCCGAGGGCGGCTGCTGCGCCAAGTGCACGAAGCGGGTGCAGTTCGCCGACGCGCTGGGGCTGAGCCTGGCGAGCGTGCGGCGCTTCAGCGAGGCCGAGGAGCCGCGGGTGCCGCCCGCCGTGCTGCTGCGCCTCGGcggccgccccccgcgcgcccgcgccccggcgcCGCGCCCCCGCCTGCGGCCGCTCTTCCAGCTCCCGGGGCCGGGCGCGGCGGCCGAGCGCCTGCGGCGGCAGCGCGTGTGCCTGGAGCGCGTGCAGTGCTCGGCCGCCGGGGGCGCGGAGGTGACGGGCTCGGGCCGCGTGCTGGGCTGCCCGGGGCCGCGGGCCGTGGCGGTGCGCTACACCTTCACCGAGTGGCGCTCCTTCCTCGACGTGCCGGCCGAGCTGCAGCCCGAGCCCGCGGAGCCGCGGCGGCCCGAGGCGGCGTCGGGGGCGCGCGGGGACGCCGAGCCGGAGcgggagccggggccggggccggggccggggccggggccggggccggggccggagccggagccgggcgCCGAGCGCTTCCACTTCTCGCTGAGCCTGCCGCCCGGCCTGCAGCCCGAGGCCGGGGACGCCGCCGTGCACTTCGCCGTGCGCTTCCGCTGCGCCCAGGGCGAGTACTGGGACAACAACGCGGGCGCCAACTACACGCTGCGCTTCGGGCGCCCCCCGGACGCGCCCTGA